In a single window of the Actinomycetota bacterium genome:
- a CDS encoding histidinol-phosphate transaminase, with translation MSASVPRTTGRVRVRDDLAGMVPYGAPQLDVPVRLNTNETPYAVPAEVMDDLAEAVRGLELHRYPDREATELREALALHAGHGFEGTWAANGSNEVLQQLLLAFVGPARSALVVEPTYAMHSLLARASGTRLVTRVQPRDQLLDPEAAAELVAEAAADLTFWCSPNNPTGEATGADTLAAVCAAAPGLVVVDEAYGEFGTSHAADLLSRHPNLVVTRTFSKAFRMAGLRLGYLLADPAVVDGVRLVRLPYHLSTLTQAVGLRALQHKGALMSHIVATERERERVAAAMDRLPGVRVLPSDANFLCFETPVDPRRLWQGLLDRGVLIRDVSRYPTLDRHLRVTVGTPAEDDAFLTALTEELNR, from the coding sequence GTGAGCGCGTCGGTGCCCAGGACGACCGGGCGGGTGCGGGTCAGGGACGACCTGGCCGGGATGGTGCCGTACGGGGCGCCGCAGCTCGACGTGCCGGTGCGGCTCAACACCAACGAGACCCCGTACGCCGTGCCCGCCGAGGTCATGGACGACCTGGCCGAGGCGGTACGGGGCCTGGAGCTGCACCGCTACCCGGACCGGGAGGCGACCGAGCTGCGCGAGGCCCTGGCCCTCCACGCCGGCCACGGGTTCGAGGGCACCTGGGCGGCCAACGGCTCCAACGAGGTCCTCCAGCAGCTCCTGCTCGCCTTCGTCGGGCCCGCCCGCTCGGCCCTGGTGGTGGAGCCGACCTACGCCATGCACTCGCTGCTGGCCAGGGCCAGCGGCACCCGCCTGGTGACCCGGGTCCAGCCCCGCGACCAGCTGCTCGACCCCGAGGCCGCCGCCGAGCTGGTCGCCGAGGCCGCCGCCGACCTGACCTTCTGGTGCTCGCCCAACAACCCGACCGGCGAGGCGACCGGCGCCGACACCCTCGCCGCCGTCTGCGCCGCCGCCCCCGGGCTGGTCGTGGTCGACGAGGCCTACGGCGAGTTCGGCACCTCGCACGCCGCCGACCTGCTGTCGCGCCACCCCAACCTGGTCGTCACCCGCACCTTCTCCAAGGCGTTCCGCATGGCCGGGCTGCGGCTCGGCTACCTGCTCGCCGACCCGGCGGTGGTCGACGGGGTCCGGCTGGTCCGGCTGCCCTACCACCTGTCCACCCTCACCCAGGCCGTCGGCCTGCGGGCCCTCCAGCACAAGGGCGCGCTGATGTCGCACATCGTCGCCACCGAGCGGGAGCGGGAGCGGGTCGCGGCCGCCATGGACCGCCTCCCCGGGGTCCGGGTCCTGCCCAGCGACGCCAACTTCCTCTGCTTCGAGACCCCGGTCGACCCGCGCCGGCTGTGGCAGGGTCTGCTCGACCGCGGGGTCCTGATCCGCGACGTCTCCCGCTACCCGACCCTGGACCGGCACCTGCGGGTCACGGTCGGCACACCGGCCGAGGACGACGCGTTCCTGACCGCCCTCACCGAGGAGCTGAACCGATGA
- the hisB gene encoding imidazoleglycerol-phosphate dehydratase HisB: MTAGGVAAGPPRTARIERRTAEVSVTVELDLDGSGSGGSDTGVPFLDHMLSQLGRHARFDLSIEAKGDLEIDAHHTVEDTGIAVGQALAEALGDKSGVRRFGDAVVPLDEARARAAVDLSGRPYLVWDVQVDAAPGELGSFDPRQARHLMEALVANARCTIHVQLEAGDLPHHCLEACFKALARALGDACAPDPRAGAGSTKGVLG, encoded by the coding sequence ATGACCGCAGGGGGAGTGGCCGCAGGGCCGCCCCGGACCGCCCGGATCGAGCGGCGCACCGCCGAGGTCTCGGTGACCGTCGAGCTCGACCTGGACGGCAGCGGCAGCGGCGGCTCCGACACCGGCGTGCCGTTCCTCGACCACATGCTCTCCCAGCTGGGCAGGCACGCCCGCTTCGACCTCTCCATCGAGGCCAAGGGCGACCTGGAGATCGACGCCCACCACACGGTCGAGGACACCGGCATCGCCGTCGGCCAGGCCCTGGCCGAGGCGCTGGGCGACAAGTCGGGCGTGCGTCGCTTCGGCGACGCCGTCGTCCCCCTCGACGAGGCCAGGGCCCGGGCCGCCGTCGACCTGTCGGGCCGGCCCTACCTGGTCTGGGACGTCCAGGTCGACGCCGCCCCCGGCGAGCTCGGCAGCTTCGACCCGCGCCAGGCCCGCCACCTGATGGAGGCGCTGGTCGCCAACGCCCGCTGCACCATCCACGTCCAGCTGGAGGCCGGCGACCTGCCCCACCACTGCCTGGAGGCGTGCTTCAAGGCCCTGGCCCGCGCCCTCGGCGACGCCTGCGCGCCCGACCCGCGGGCCGGCGCCGGCAGCACCAAGGGGGTCCTCGGATGA
- the hisD gene encoding histidinol dehydrogenase encodes MLPVIDLRGSDRDPAGVLPRAPAEAVEAARAEVRELVGDVAARGDDAVADAARRFDGVDTPPDAWRASGEELAAAEAGLGPDLRTALLDAIERARAFHQAQRPADLVWADRPGVRLVQRFVPLRRAGVYAPGGLGAYPSSVVMNVVPAQAAGVSQVVLATPPGPGGRGHPSILGAAALLGVDEVWLLGGVQAVAALACGTATVPAADSVTGPGNLYVALAKREVAGQVRTDGFAGPTEVAVLADATADPLLVAVDLVAQAEHDPLAACLLVTDDADLWKAVEPLLAREVAAAAHRDRVEAAFAGQSAAVLCDDRGAMLAVAEAFAPEHLELLVADPGELAGQVRNAGAVFVGPWTPVALGDYAAGTNHVLPTAGTARFASGLSTFDFLRTVQEATFDRDALAAAAPTVAALSRAEDLPAHGRAVAARLAEDREGAR; translated from the coding sequence GTGCTGCCCGTCATCGATCTGCGAGGGTCCGACCGCGACCCGGCCGGGGTGCTGCCCCGCGCCCCCGCGGAGGCGGTGGAGGCGGCCCGGGCCGAGGTGCGGGAGCTGGTCGGCGACGTCGCCGCCCGCGGCGACGACGCCGTGGCCGACGCGGCCCGGCGCTTCGACGGGGTCGACACGCCACCGGACGCGTGGCGGGCCAGCGGCGAGGAGCTGGCCGCCGCCGAGGCCGGGCTCGGCCCTGATCTACGAACCGCCCTGCTCGACGCCATCGAGCGGGCCCGCGCCTTCCACCAGGCCCAGCGCCCGGCCGACCTGGTCTGGGCCGACCGGCCCGGAGTCCGGCTGGTGCAGCGGTTCGTGCCCCTGCGCCGGGCCGGGGTGTACGCCCCCGGCGGGCTCGGCGCCTATCCGTCCAGCGTGGTCATGAACGTCGTCCCCGCCCAGGCGGCCGGGGTCTCCCAGGTCGTCCTGGCCACCCCGCCCGGGCCCGGCGGCCGCGGCCACCCGTCCATCCTCGGGGCGGCGGCCCTGCTCGGGGTGGACGAGGTGTGGCTGCTCGGCGGCGTCCAGGCGGTGGCCGCCCTGGCCTGCGGCACGGCCACGGTCCCGGCGGCCGACTCGGTGACCGGGCCCGGCAACCTGTACGTGGCCCTGGCCAAGCGGGAGGTGGCCGGCCAGGTCCGCACCGACGGGTTCGCCGGCCCGACCGAGGTCGCCGTCCTGGCCGACGCCACCGCCGACCCGCTGCTGGTCGCCGTCGACCTGGTCGCCCAGGCCGAGCACGACCCGCTGGCCGCCTGCCTGCTGGTCACCGACGACGCCGACCTCTGGAAGGCGGTCGAGCCGCTGCTGGCCCGGGAGGTCGCGGCCGCCGCCCACCGCGACCGGGTCGAGGCCGCCTTCGCCGGCCAGTCGGCCGCTGTGCTCTGCGACGACCGGGGGGCCATGCTGGCCGTGGCCGAGGCGTTCGCCCCCGAACACCTGGAGCTGCTGGTCGCCGACCCCGGCGAGCTGGCCGGCCAGGTCCGCAACGCCGGCGCCGTGTTCGTCGGCCCCTGGACCCCGGTCGCCCTCGGCGACTACGCCGCCGGCACCAACCACGTGCTCCCCACCGCCGGCACGGCCCGGTTCGCCTCCGGCCTGTCCACCTTCGACTTCCTCCGTACCGTGCAGGAGGCCACCTTCGACCGCGACGCCCTGGCCGCGGCCGCCCCGACCGTGGCCGCCCTCAGCCGGGCCGAGGACCTCCCCGCCCACGGCCGGGCGGTGGCGGCCAGGCTCGCGGAGGATCGGGAGGGGGCGCGGTGA
- a CDS encoding LON peptidase substrate-binding domain-containing protein, which yields MDLPLFPLQTVLYPGLPIPLQVFEERYRQMFKRVLDGERRFGVVAIVKGRDVDAGATYHPVGCVAEVAEVDRHADGRLDVVARGRSRFRIDGVTQAAPYIVAEVSELPEATGEAAEQRTLKAGRLFTRYVATLLRMAGQEAEPIDIPDDPVAASYLVAAGLQVDLADKQRLLTIPSASERLAAEAVLLRRELVLLEHFRVAGPAPTATPFSVN from the coding sequence GTGGACCTGCCGCTGTTTCCGTTGCAGACCGTGCTGTACCCCGGTCTGCCGATCCCGCTGCAGGTGTTCGAGGAACGCTACCGGCAGATGTTCAAGCGGGTCCTCGACGGGGAGCGCCGCTTCGGGGTGGTGGCGATCGTCAAGGGCCGTGACGTCGACGCCGGCGCCACCTACCACCCGGTCGGCTGCGTGGCCGAGGTGGCCGAGGTCGACCGCCACGCCGACGGCCGCCTGGACGTGGTCGCCCGCGGGCGCAGCCGGTTCCGGATCGACGGGGTCACCCAGGCCGCCCCGTACATCGTGGCCGAGGTGAGCGAGCTGCCCGAGGCCACCGGGGAGGCGGCCGAGCAGCGCACGCTCAAAGCCGGCCGGCTGTTCACCCGCTATGTGGCCACCCTGCTGCGGATGGCCGGCCAGGAGGCCGAGCCGATCGACATCCCCGACGACCCGGTGGCCGCCTCCTACCTGGTCGCGGCCGGGCTCCAGGTCGACCTGGCCGACAAGCAGCGCCTGCTGACGATCCCGTCGGCGTCCGAGCGCCTGGCCGCCGAGGCGGTCCTGCTCCGCCGCGAGCTGGTCCTGCTGGAGCACTTCCGGGTCGCGGGCCCGGCCCCCACCGCCACCCCGTTCAGCGTCAACTGA
- the hisH gene encoding imidazole glycerol phosphate synthase subunit HisH encodes MRRPPIAVLDYGVGNLHSAAKALDRAGADVRVVPTVEAAAGAAGLVVPGVGAYGACLSGLASAGGAEAVAGWLATGRPLLGICVGMQLLFEASEEGPVADGVGVVPGKIRRLTGGVRGTPRGCPGESGPVKIPHIGWDEVTVRPGSRLFAGLGDGTRFYFVHSYAPEPDGDAVAAVCDYGGRFGAAVERGNLFGTQFHPEKSGRAGLALLANFVTQVGAA; translated from the coding sequence ATGAGGCGGCCGCCGATCGCCGTGCTCGACTACGGGGTCGGGAACCTGCACTCGGCCGCCAAGGCCCTGGACCGGGCCGGCGCCGACGTCCGGGTGGTGCCGACCGTTGAGGCGGCCGCCGGGGCGGCCGGGCTGGTCGTGCCCGGGGTCGGAGCCTACGGGGCCTGCCTGAGCGGCCTGGCCTCGGCCGGCGGGGCCGAGGCGGTGGCCGGGTGGCTGGCCACCGGCCGGCCCCTGCTCGGCATCTGCGTCGGCATGCAGCTGTTGTTCGAGGCCAGCGAGGAGGGCCCGGTCGCCGACGGCGTCGGGGTCGTCCCGGGCAAGATCCGGCGCCTCACCGGAGGGGTCCGGGGAACCCCAAGGGGGTGCCCCGGTGAATCGGGCCCGGTGAAGATCCCCCACATCGGCTGGGACGAGGTCACCGTCCGGCCCGGCAGCCGCCTGTTCGCCGGCCTCGGGGACGGGACCCGCTTCTACTTCGTCCACTCCTACGCCCCCGAACCGGACGGCGACGCGGTCGCCGCCGTCTGCGACTACGGCGGCCGCTTCGGCGCCGCCGTCGAGCGCGGCAACCTGTTCGGGACCCAGTTCCACCCGGAGAAGTCGGGCAGGGCCGGCCTGGCCCTGCTGGCCAACTTCGTCACCCAGGTCGGCGCCGCATGA